The following DNA comes from Novosphingobium sp. THN1.
AGATGGCGAGGCACTTCGGTCTGATTAACCATGACAACCTTCCGATAACTGCCACTGGCACAAGTTTTGCTAATCATCGATTAACCAATAACTGCACAGGCTAACGTCATCATGTTGCGAAAGCTCATTCTCTCGACCAGCATTGCCGGGCTCGCGTCTGTCGCAACGCCTGCCCACGCAACCTGGTGGCTCAAGCACACGCATTACTGCAATTGCGGCCATAACGGTGGCTCATCCCTTTGTGGCGGGACCACTTCGGGTGGCACCACCTCGACCTCGGGAGGAACAACCACGACGTCAGGTGGGACGACCACGACGTCCGGTGGCACCACCTCGACATCAGGTGGGACGACGACCTCGAGCGGAGGAACGCAGGTCCCCGAGCCCGGCATGCTGGGGATTCTGGGGCTGGGGTTTGTTGGCCTGGGCTATGCGCGCGCGCGTCGCCGGGTCAGCCGGTCGTAATTCCATCGAGATAGCCGTTGCCAGGCGCAGCGGCTTCAGGAGTTTCCGATGGGTTCGGCGTAGCAGGCTGTTAAGCATTGCTCTTGTAGATGATCCCTGCGGCATCGCTCCTATCCATGTCGCAAGCGTTTCATGTCCCGGCTGGCCTCTACGCCCGGCTGCCCGGGACATGTTTCCCGCCCCAGGCTTGCTCAGTGCAGCCTTTGCGCCGGGCATTCTTCTCTGGTTGCGACAGGCCTCCTCACAGCAAATCGCGCAAGATCGACGCGGAATGATATTTGAGGTCACTGCCGATCGAAATCACTTGCACGCTATGGGCGACCGGGGGCGTCACCGACAGACTTGCAAGCTCTTGCTTTGCCTTGTTTTTCTCGCTGCAGGCCGAAACCGGGTGTGATCAGATCGCTGTCCTGCAGTTTCGAGTGCGCAAGACCTCACCGGCATCACCCTAGGTCCGCCGCCTTCGCGGGAAAGCCAGCCTTGAGCGAAACGCAAGCGGCACCCGGGTTGCCTCGATCCAGTTTGCTGCTCGTCACCGGCCAAGGTCCAGGCTATCGTGATCTTGCCAGAGAGCAGATCGCCACATGCAAACGAGAGTGCCTGATGAGGGAACCCTTTGCACAAGGCCGGGTGGGCTGGAGGGCGCAGCCAGCATTACCAGCCCTGCCGCTCAGCCCCGGCGCGCTTGGAGATCGATTGCCCACACTGACAGATGGCGCCACGCAGCAGGAGTCAACACCGCAGCAAAATTGGCGATTGCGCCGCAAGTGCTTGGCTTCGAACACTTGCGGCGCGCAGGTTTAGAAAAAGCCCAGCCTGTCAGCGTTTCGCATCTGCATGCTGCAGGCAAGACGCCAAGCCGATCAGCAAGATTCCATCACTGCAGGCATGCACATCATATGGATCGCTCCGGCCTTTGAGCAGGTTTGTCCCCCGCACGGCGCGGGTCTGGTGACCGGGGACAGGACATTGCTTGGGTGATTGGAATTCGCGCTCGAGGGGTCGCGCTGACGCCGAGCAAGGTGGCCAGGACCTCGTCACCCGAAGCCTGGGAACCCGGTGGAGCGAAGAGGGGATGAGGTTTCAGGGGAGGCGGTGGTGGGCGCGAGGCTCTGATCCGCGGCAGGCACACATCCTCCACGCCTGTGCGGGGTAAGGCGCAATCTTGCGCCCTTGCCTTCACGCCTCGGAAGCGACAGGGTAGACCAAGGATGCGACGCGATATCGATCACCTCCCTCCGGCCAAGCAGCGCGAACTGCAGCGCGTGGTCCAGCTGATCTTCGAGGAATTCGAGGATGTTACGGCCTGTGCCAACGCTGCGCGCCGCAAGGCAGGGCGCATTCTCAAGGTCATTCTCTACGGTTCTTACGCGCGCGGCGGCTGGGTCGACGAGCCGCATACCGCCAAGGGCTACAAATCCGATTTCGACTTGCTGATCATCGTCAATCACAAGGACCTGACCGACCGGGTCAAGTTCTGGTCGCGGCTCGATGAGCGCCTGATGCGCGAGTATGGCATCACTGGCACGCTCAAGACGCCGGTCAATTTCATTGTGCATACGCTGGGCGAAGTGAACGATGGACTGGCACATGGCCGCTACTTCTTCATGGATGTCGCGCGCGATGGCATCGCGCTCTATGAATCTGATGATACCGAGCTGCACAAGCCAAGGCCCAAGACCCCGGAGCAGGCGCTGGCAATGGCGCGGGAGTACTTTGAGGAGTGGTATCCGAGTGCGCTCAAGCGGTTCGATATCGCGAAATTTGACATCGAAAAAGGGTATCTCAATGATGCCGCATTTGACCTGCACCAAGCAACTGAACGTTTGTATCACTGCGTTCTGCTTACCGTCACCTTCTATACACCGCATGTGCACAATCTGGGATTTCTCCGCACGCAAGCAGAGCGGCTTCATCGCCACCTCGTCAACATCTGGCCAAGTGATCGTAGAACGGATCGCGCCATGTTCGAAAAGCTCAAGGAAGCCTATGTAAAGGCGCGCTATTCAAAGCATTATCGCATAACGACCGAAGAGTTGACTTCGCTTAGCGCAGTGATCGAAGAACTAGGCCGGGTAGTGCAAGAAGTGTGCACCGAACGCATAGCGATGCTTGCGGATGCTCAAAGCAAACAGACCTCGCGTGCTTAACACGACCGCCCAATGACGGCCGAAAGCTCGCGAGGTTGGACGGTCAAGTGCTTCTTGAACTACCGCAGTGCTTCCCCACCCAGTTCAATCATCCTTTGGCCAACAGACGCTTCATCGTCGCCCGCACATCGTCGGCCATGTCTGGACGCTCCAACGCCAAAGCCAGCGTGGCCTCGACGAAGCCGGTCTTACTGCCACAGTCGAAACGGCGTCCGTCAAACTTGACGGCGTGGAAGGGCTGCTGGCCGATCATCCGCGCCATCGCGTCGGTCAACTGGATTTCACCGCCCGCGCCTTTCTCCTGACTTTCGAGCGTGCGCATCACTTCCGGCTGGAGAATGTAGCGGCCAGAGATGATCAGGTTCGAAGGCGCATCCTCGCGCTTCGGCTTCTCGACCAGGCCGGTCACTTCGGTGAGGGAATCCGAAACCCGATTGCCTGGCGCAATCACGCCATAGCTGGACACTTCCTCCTGCGGGACTTCGAGCACGGAGATGAGATTGCCGCCCACTTCGTTGTAGGCATCGACCATCTGCTTCATGCAGCCACCCTTGCCGCCGGGGTCGCCGACCATCATTTCGTCAGGGAGGAAGATCGCAAAGGGCTCGTTGCCGACGACGGCGCGAGCGCACCAGATGGCGTGGCCCAGACCCATAGGCACCTGCTGGCGCACGGTAACGAGATTGCCCGGCAGGATGCGCGTGGGCTCAAGCACCTCGAGCGCCTTGCCGCGATCCGACATGGTGTGCTCAAGTTCGTAGGCGGTGTCGAAGTGTTCGACGATCGCGGTCTTTCCGCGGCCAGTCACGAAGATGAGCTGTTCGATCCCGGCCTCGCGCGCTTCATCCACCGCGTACTGGATCAATGGGCGGTCGATCACTGGCAGCATTTCCTTGGGGATCGCCTTGGTGGCGGGCAGAAAGCGGGTGCCAAGACCTGCTACCGGAAAAACGGCCTTGCGGATCGGCTTTCGCGAAGTGTCGGAACTCATTTGTCAGTCAATATCCATGCTTTGTTGCATCCTCATGATGCACTGCACAATTGCTTGCGCTGAATGTCAAGCAAGACATTTCAAATACTCCGTTAGGGCCGGATCTGTCATTACAGGCCGCTGGCGGTGTTGCTCCCTTGAGGGTTCCATGGATCTGTCCGCACTGGCAGGGCCAGAGCTTGGTTGAGTAGCCTCAAGTTTTCTTGACGCCTTCCGCTTTCAAGATCTGCTGCTATTCGAACTCGACGGGTGACAGCATCCCGTTCCTGACCTGCTTGCGCACCGGGTTGTAGAACATCTCGATGTAATCGAACACGTCCTGCCGGGCTTCCTCGCGTGTTTTGTAGGTCCGACGCGGGATGCGCTCGCGCTTGAGCGACGAGAAGAAGCTCTCGGCGGCGGCGTTGTCATGGCAGTTGCCGCGTCGGGTCATCAAGTGCTCAAGATTGTGAGCCCGGATGAACGCGGCCCAGTCCAGGCTGGTGAACTGGGCGGATTCAACCGGTCGTCGCAACACTGGCTTCACATGGCTGCGCGGTGACATCGTCGGCCTGCTGTGCGCGCCGTGGCAGCGGACGTCGTGGTGACGCCAGTCAGCTCCAACACCGTGCTGGAATTGAGCGGCGCGGCGCCAAAGGTGGTGCGCACGCGCATCGGATCGCCTTACGTGATCCGCGCGATGATGGACGCGGCCGACGCGGATGCGAGCGCGCGGGTCTGCGGTTACGAGGCCAATGGCGGGCTCCTGCTCGGCAGCGCGGTCGACGATCTGGCGCCGCTGCCAACGCGCGATGCCCTGCTGCCGATCATTGCGGTGGTGATGAATGCCAGGGAACGCCCTCTGGCCGAAGTCGTCGCCGAACTGCCGCCGCGCTTCACCTTCTCCGATCGCGTCGCCGATTTCCCGCAAGAAAACAGCGCCGCCCTGATTGCCTTCCTCAGCCACGGCGAGGAAGACGAGCAGCTTGCCCGCATCGCTCGCCTGTTCGGCGAGATTGCCGGCTTCCCCACCGGCATCGACACGACCGATGGCTATCGCATGAGTTTTGCCGATGGTGCGATCATCCACTTCCGTCCCTCGGGCAATGCGCCGGAATTGCGCTGCTACAGCGAGGCTGAGGCCGAGGAGAAGGCGCACGACCTGAATGCCCGGGCGCTGCAACTGGCGCTCTCCCTGCCCGTGCTCGACAAAGGTCAGCATTGAGCGGCGTGCATTACTCAAGCTTATGTGATTCGAAGCTCGTCTTCCCTAACAGGAATTTATGGTTTTTGCTCTGCAAGTCCGCGGCAGGACTACGCTGTCGCGCGGGGACACAGATGCAGTCATAGGCCAATTAATCCTTTGTTTTAAATGGTATTCTCAAGAGAGTGGCGTAAGCTTTTTCGATAGGAAGGCAGCACTTCGGCGTCTTGCGATGGATAACCACTCATTAACCGATACGTACTAATCCTTAGGTGGAAGGGCACGGGGATCGGCCCTCAGCGGAAGAGAACATGGCTCTCGACGCCCGACACGGGTCCCGAACAGAGGGTTAACGAAATGAAGTCCATTGCAATCCTTGCAGCTGTTGCTGCTTTCGCTTCCACGCCCGCCTTCGCTGCAGGCAACACCCAGACACAACAGGGTACCGCAACTGCTACCGTAATTGCGCCAATTACCCTCCAACACACCAACGGCGCCGCAATCGGCTTTGGCAAGTTCACGACCGGCACCGGCGGCACCGTCGTCGTCAGCCCGACCGGCGTTGGCAGCCCGACCGGCGATGTCACCTTCGTCTCAGGCAACACCAATACTGCGGACGCCTTTACCGTGGGCGGCGAGGCCAACCGGACATTCGCTATCACCACCACCGGCGGCAGCGTCTCGAACGGCAGCGTTTCGATGAGCTTTTCCACCACTCCGTCAGCCGCGACCGGTACGCTCAACAACAGTGGCACCGCAGCATTCTCGGTCGGTGGCACTTTGACTGTTCCCGGAACAGCCACGGCCGGAAACTACGTAGGCTCCTACGACGCCACGGTCACCTACAACTGATCACTTCCCTGCGTGAGGACGCGATCCTCCCAAGCGTCCTCACGCCAATCAGATCACTCAGGACGACGAGGCCAGCCATGCCAGGACAAAAGATCTTGAGGCTTCGTGACATCGTCGTACCTGCTGCGATGGTTCTGGTGATTGCAACACCTGCCAGTGCCCAGAGTGCAGCCAACCAGTCGGGCTCGGGCAAAGCAGAAGTCGTGGCACCACTCTCCATCCAGCCGGTTCTCGACCTGCGTTTTGGGCGGTTCTATCGGC
Coding sequences within:
- a CDS encoding PEP-CTERM sorting domain-containing protein, whose translation is MLRKLILSTSIAGLASVATPAHATWWLKHTHYCNCGHNGGSSLCGGTTSGGTTSTSGGTTTTSGGTTTTSGGTTSTSGGTTTSSGGTQVPEPGMLGILGLGFVGLGYARARRRVSRS
- a CDS encoding nucleotidyltransferase and HEPN domain-containing protein; amino-acid sequence: MRRDIDHLPPAKQRELQRVVQLIFEEFEDVTACANAARRKAGRILKVILYGSYARGGWVDEPHTAKGYKSDFDLLIIVNHKDLTDRVKFWSRLDERLMREYGITGTLKTPVNFIVHTLGEVNDGLAHGRYFFMDVARDGIALYESDDTELHKPRPKTPEQALAMAREYFEEWYPSALKRFDIAKFDIEKGYLNDAAFDLHQATERLYHCVLLTVTFYTPHVHNLGFLRTQAERLHRHLVNIWPSDRRTDRAMFEKLKEAYVKARYSKHYRITTEELTSLSAVIEELGRVVQEVCTERIAMLADAQSKQTSRA
- the galU gene encoding UTP--glucose-1-phosphate uridylyltransferase GalU; this encodes MSSDTSRKPIRKAVFPVAGLGTRFLPATKAIPKEMLPVIDRPLIQYAVDEAREAGIEQLIFVTGRGKTAIVEHFDTAYELEHTMSDRGKALEVLEPTRILPGNLVTVRQQVPMGLGHAIWCARAVVGNEPFAIFLPDEMMVGDPGGKGGCMKQMVDAYNEVGGNLISVLEVPQEEVSSYGVIAPGNRVSDSLTEVTGLVEKPKREDAPSNLIISGRYILQPEVMRTLESQEKGAGGEIQLTDAMARMIGQQPFHAVKFDGRRFDCGSKTGFVEATLALALERPDMADDVRATMKRLLAKG
- a CDS encoding DUF4402 domain-containing protein — translated: MKSIAILAAVAAFASTPAFAAGNTQTQQGTATATVIAPITLQHTNGAAIGFGKFTTGTGGTVVVSPTGVGSPTGDVTFVSGNTNTADAFTVGGEANRTFAITTTGGSVSNGSVSMSFSTTPSAATGTLNNSGTAAFSVGGTLTVPGTATAGNYVGSYDATVTYN